The window CATCGTCGGCCAACGCAACGCCAAGCGGGCCGTGGCCATCGCCCTGCGCAACCGGTGGCGTCGCCAGCAGCTCGATGCGGCCATGCGCGAGGAGGTCCATCCCAAAAACATCCTGATGATCGGTCCCACGGGTGTCGGCAAGACGGAAATCGCCCGTCGTCTGGCCAAACTGGCCCACGCCCCCTTCATCAAGGTGGAAGCCACCAAATTCACCGAAGTGGGGTATGTGGGGCGGGATGTGGAGTCGATCATCCGCGATCTGGTCGATCTGGCGGTCAAACAGACCCTGGAAGAGGCCAAACGAGGCGTGCAGATGCAGGCGGAAGAGCAGGCGGAAGAGCGCATTCTCGATATCCTGCTGCCCCCGCCCCCCGGCCATGAGACCTCCAATCCCCTGGAGAGCCTCTTCGGGCGCAGCGCCCCGCACCCTCCCCGTCCGGCCACCCCGCCGGTCGATTCCGGCACGCGGCAGATTCTGCGCCGTCAGTTGCGGGAGGGCCATCTCGATACCCGGGAGATTGAAGTCGATATCCGGGAGGCCCGCCCCTCCACCACGCTGGAAGTCTTCACCCCCCAGGGCATGGAAGGCATCAACCTTCAGGAGATGTTGGGCAACATGCTGGGAGGACGCACCAACCGGCGGCGCATGACGGTCAAGGAGGCCCGCAAACGACTGACGGACGAAGAGGCCGGCAAGCTGGTGGATCGGGAACGCACCCAGAAGACCGCGTTGGATCGGGTGGAACAGTCGGGCATCGTCTTTCTGGACGAACTGGACAAGATCTGCTCCCGCGGCTCGGAGATGCGTGGCGGCGATGTCTCCCGTGAAGGGGTGCAGCGGGATCTCCTGCCCCTGGTGGAGGGCACCACCGTCTCCACCAAATACGGCATGGTCAAGACGGATCACATCCTGTTCATCGCCTCCGGCGCGTTTCAGATGGCGCGGCCTTCGGATCTGCTGCCGGAGTTGCAGGGACGCCTGCCCATCCGGGTGGAGCTGGAGAGTCTGGGGGTGGAGGATTTCGTGCGCATCCTCACCGAACCGGAAAACGCTTTGACCAAACAGTACGCCGCCCTGATGAACACGGAGGAGATCACCCTGGAATTCCAGGAAAGCGGCATTCGCGCCATCGCCGAAATCGCCTCCCAGGTCAACGGCACCACGGAAAACATCGGCGCACGCCGATTGCACACCGTCATGGAAAAACTGCTCGACGAGATCTCCTTCCAGGCCCCGGACCATCGCGGCCAACTTCAGGTGATCGATGCGGACTATGTGCGGAAGCAACTGGCCGATCTGGCCGCCAACGAGGATTTGTCGCGCTTTATTTTGTGACTTTCAATATTTATCTTTTAAGGATCAAAAAAAGGAAATGTTCTGTCCTTTGACTTTTCTTTTATCATTCAGATTCTTCTGAAACGGAAAAGTCAAAAGACAGAACATTTTCTTTTTTTGATACTTAAAGAATAACATATTGAAAGTCAAAGGATCCCCGTTTGGCTGCGGGGATCCCTCTCCCCGCAGGCGTTTTCAGCCCCCTTCGGAGATCCCGCCCTGCATCGCAGAAAGCTCCTCGGCGGAAAAGACCCGATCCGTGTCCAGGATGATGATGAAGGCCTCTTCGTGTTTGCCCATGCCCCGAATGAATTCCGTGCGCAGATTGGTGCCGATCTTGGGCGCTCCCTCGATCTGATCCGGATCCAGGTTCATCACCTCTTTCACCGAATCGGCCAGGGCTCCCAGCACCGTTTTTTCGTCGTCCTGCACCACCTCCACGATGATGATGCAGGTATTGACCGTGCGCCCCGCCTCGTCCATGCCGAACTTGAGGCGCAGATCGACC of the Magnetococcales bacterium genome contains:
- the hslU gene encoding ATP-dependent protease ATPase subunit HslU — translated: MSTFTPREIVSELDRYIVGQRNAKRAVAIALRNRWRRQQLDAAMREEVHPKNILMIGPTGVGKTEIARRLAKLAHAPFIKVEATKFTEVGYVGRDVESIIRDLVDLAVKQTLEEAKRGVQMQAEEQAEERILDILLPPPPGHETSNPLESLFGRSAPHPPRPATPPVDSGTRQILRRQLREGHLDTREIEVDIREARPSTTLEVFTPQGMEGINLQEMLGNMLGGRTNRRRMTVKEARKRLTDEEAGKLVDRERTQKTALDRVEQSGIVFLDELDKICSRGSEMRGGDVSREGVQRDLLPLVEGTTVSTKYGMVKTDHILFIASGAFQMARPSDLLPELQGRLPIRVELESLGVEDFVRILTEPENALTKQYAALMNTEEITLEFQESGIRAIAEIASQVNGTTENIGARRLHTVMEKLLDEISFQAPDHRGQLQVIDADYVRKQLADLAANEDLSRFIL
- a CDS encoding chemotaxis protein CheW encodes the protein MAVSGITESFQVLTFTLGDEIFAVDIARVREVLEYTQVTKVPRTPDFMCGVINLRGSVVPVVDLRLKFGMDEAGRTVNTCIIIVEVVQDDEKTVLGALADSVKEVMNLDPDQIEGAPKIGTNLRTEFIRGMGKHEEAFIIILDTDRVFSAEELSAMQGGISEGG